The DNA sequence AAGTGCGTGCGCGCGGCGCAGGCGCGTGAGGCGGCCCGCAAGGCGAGGGAGCTCACGCGCAAGGGCGGGCGCGACGACGAGGGGCTGGCGGCCAAGCTCGCCGACTGCTCCGAGCGGGATCCGCAGTTCCGCGAGATCTTCCTCGTGGAGGGCGACTCGGCCGGCGGCTCGGCCAAGCAGGGGCGCGACCGGAAGACCCAGGCCGTGCTGCCGCTGCGGGGCAAGATCATCAATGCGGAGAAGGCGCGCTACGACAAGGTCCTCTCGCACCAGGAAATCCGGCTCCTGATCTCGGCGTTGGGGACGGGAATCGGGCCCGAAGAATTCGACATCTCCAAACTCCGCTACCACAAGGTCATCCTGATGACCGACGCCGACGTGGACGGCGCGCACATCAGGACGCTTCTGCTGACCTTCTTCTTCCGTCACATGGTGGCGATCCTCGAGGCGGGCCGGCTCTTCATCGCCCAGCCGCCGCTCTTCAAGGTTAAGAAGGGCAAGGCCGAGCGGTACCTGATGAGCGAGCGCGAGATGGAGGAGTTCCTTCTCTCCCAGTGGGTTGAGAAGGCGACCGTGAAGATCCCTGGCAAGACCCAGCCGCTCAAGGAGGAGGCGCTACTCGAGGCCCTCAAGCGCGCGCTCGAGTTCCGGAGGCTCTTCGCCAAGTTCGCGCGCCGCGGCGTGCCCCCGGCCATCCTCGACGGGCTGCTGAGGAAGAAGTTTAAGGGCACCAAGCGCGGCGTGGGCGACACCGAGATCGGCGCGGCGGTCGTCGAGGTCGCGGGCGAGATCGAAGGGTGGAGCGCGCGGCTTGCGGGCGGGGATAATGGCGACGCCGCGGTCATCCAGGTCGCCGGGCCGCATCCGGTCGCGTTCAGCCCGGATCTGCTGAAGTCGCCGGACTACGGACAGCTCTTCGACTGCCACGGCGAGATTGCGGCCCTCCACAAGGGGCCGTGTACCGTGGTGGACGACGGCGGCAAGGAAGTCACCACGCGCACGCTGGAAGAGCTCATCGGGACGATCATGGGTTTCGCCAAGGAAGGGGTCTCGCTCCAGCGCTACAAGGGGCTCGGCGAGATGAACCCCGAGCAGCTTTGGGAGACGACCATGAACCCTGAGACGCGCACCCTTCTCAAGGTGACCATGGATGACGCCGTCGGCGCCGACGAGATCTTCACCATCCTCATGGGCGACGCCGTCGAGCCGCGGCGCGAGTTCATCGAGAAGAACGCCCTCGACGTGGTTAACCTCGACATCTAGCCTCCAAGAACTCGCATGAGCCCAGAGCGCCTGACCCCGGTCCCGATCGAAGAGGAGATGCGGAGGTCGTACCTCGACTACGCCATGTCCGTCATCGTCGGCCGGGCGCTGCCCGACATCCGCGACGGCCTCAAGCCGGTGCACCGGCGCGTGCTCTATACCATGAGCGTGCTCGGGGTGGCCTGGAACCGGCCCTACAAGAAATCGGCGCGCATCGTCGGCGATTGCATGGGCAAGTACCACCCGCACGGCGACTCGGCCATCTACGAGACGCTCGTGCGGATGGTGCAGGAGTTTTCGCTTCGGTATCCGCTGGTGGACGGGCAGGGCAACTTCGGCTCCATCGACGGCGACCCGGCGGCGGCGATGCGCTACACCGAGGCGCGGCTGGCCAAGATCGCCCACGAGATGCTCGCGGATATCGACAAGGACACCGTCAACTTCGTTCCCAACTACGACGAGAACGAGCAGGAGCCCGTCGTCCTCCCGACCCGGATCCCGAACCTGCTCGTTAACGGATCCTCGGGAATCGCCGTCGGCATGGCGACCAATATCCCGCCGCACAATCTGACGGAGATCGTGGACGGGCTCGTCATGCTGATCGAGAACCCCGACGTCACGGTCGACGACCTGATGAAGGTCATCCCGGGGCCGGATTTCCCGACGCGCGGCTTCATCTACGGCCGGGCCGGGATCCGCGAGGCCTACACCACCGGGCGCGGCATCATCACGCTTCGGGCCAAGGCGCACGTCGAGAAGCTGCGCGGCGGCCGCGAGGCCATCATCGTCACCGAGCTGCCCTACCAGGTGAACAAGGCTACGCTGATGGAGAAGATCGGCGAGCTCATCCGCGACAAGAAGATCGAGGGCGTTTCC is a window from the Candidatus Methylomirabilota bacterium genome containing:
- a CDS encoding DNA gyrase subunit B → GRGIPVDTHKETGKSAAEVVLTVLHAGGKFEHSAYKVSGGLHGVGISVVNALSEWLELEVRRGGKVWTQRYEYGAPQGDLAPGEKTSKHGTLIRFKPDSKIFEETSFSFDTLSNRLREMAFLNKGLKIVIEDERDERTHTFLYKGGIIEFIKHLNQNKTPVHPKVLFFEGKKDNIEVEVALQYNDGYQENVFSFANNINTREGGTHLTGFRAALTGQISTYAQAQGYLKTFKGAVTGDDVREGLTAVVSVRIPDPQFEGQTKAKLGNSEVKGLVQQIVNDRLAEAFEEDPTTARKIADKCVRAAQAREAARKARELTRKGGRDDEGLAAKLADCSERDPQFREIFLVEGDSAGGSAKQGRDRKTQAVLPLRGKIINAEKARYDKVLSHQEIRLLISALGTGIGPEEFDISKLRYHKVILMTDADVDGAHIRTLLLTFFFRHMVAILEAGRLFIAQPPLFKVKKGKAERYLMSEREMEEFLLSQWVEKATVKIPGKTQPLKEEALLEALKRALEFRRLFAKFARRGVPPAILDGLLRKKFKGTKRGVGDTEIGAAVVEVAGEIEGWSARLAGGDNGDAAVIQVAGPHPVAFSPDLLKSPDYGQLFDCHGEIAALHKGPCTVVDDGGKEVTTRTLEELIGTIMGFAKEGVSLQRYKGLGEMNPEQLWETTMNPETRTLLKVTMDDAVGADEIFTILMGDAVEPRREFIEKNALDVVNLDI